A window of the bacterium genome harbors these coding sequences:
- the rplC gene encoding 50S ribosomal protein L3 translates to MPGILGKKIGMTSIFNAEGDLVTVTVIQAGPCKVVSLRSKEKDGYSAALLGFEEKKEKHVSKPVLGQFKKSNVTPQKTVREFKGFDIESLKVGDDIKVDIFREGDTLKVRGKSKGKGFQGVMKRHNFGGVGGTTHGQSDRLRAPGSIGASSWPSRVFKGQRMAGRKGFENVTVRNLKVIKIIPEDNLIMVKGAVPGSINSIVELIKN, encoded by the coding sequence ATGCCTGGAATTTTAGGTAAAAAAATAGGAATGACAAGCATCTTTAATGCTGAAGGTGATTTGGTTACAGTAACTGTAATTCAAGCGGGCCCTTGCAAAGTTGTCTCTCTTCGCAGCAAAGAAAAAGATGGTTACTCTGCTGCTCTATTGGGATTTGAAGAGAAGAAAGAAAAACATGTAAGTAAACCTGTTTTAGGACAGTTTAAGAAAAGCAATGTTACTCCTCAAAAAACTGTGAGAGAATTTAAAGGATTCGATATTGAAAGCCTCAAAGTTGGTGATGATATTAAAGTCGATATATTTCGGGAAGGTGATACATTAAAGGTTAGAGGAAAGAGCAAGGGAAAAGGATTTCAGGGTGTAATGAAGCGTCACAATTTTGGCGGTGTTGGTGGAACCACACACGGTCAAAGCGATAGATTAAGAGCTCCTGGTTCGATTGGTGCAAGTTCCTGGCCTTCAAGAGTATTTAAAGGACAGAGAATGGCTGGAAGAAAAGGATTTGAAAATGTTACTGTCCGCAATCTTAAGGTGATTAAAATAATCCCCGAAGATAATCTGATAATGGTAAAGGGCGCTGTACCTGGCTCAATAAATTCGATAGTTGAACTGATAAAGAATTAA
- the rpsJ gene encoding 30S ribosomal protein S10, with product MPGQKIRIKLKSYDHILIDKSTEKIIKTVRSTGAVVSGPIPLPTRKTVYTVLRSPHVDKKSREQFETRAHKRIIDIHNSNNKTVDSLSKLDIPAGVDIEIKL from the coding sequence GTGCCTGGTCAGAAAATAAGAATTAAGTTGAAATCTTACGATCATATATTGATTGATAAGTCAACAGAAAAGATCATTAAAACTGTAAGGAGTACAGGAGCAGTGGTCTCAGGACCAATTCCTCTTCCGACCAGAAAGACAGTTTATACTGTTCTCAGATCTCCGCACGTTGATAAAAAATCACGTGAGCAATTTGAAACGCGCGCTCACAAAAGAATAATTGATATTCATAACTCAAATAACAAAACCGTCGATTCATTAAGCAAGCTTGATATTCCGGCGGGTGTTGATATAGAAATTAAATTATAA
- the rplD gene encoding 50S ribosomal protein L4: MNLDIYNKPSGKKVKLDDEIFGIQPNDHAIYLSVKAFLANQRQGTHKAKERSEVRGGGKKPWRQKGRGTARAGTIRSPLWIGGGTIFGPRPRDYRQKLPQKVKQLARKSALSYKAKDEQLIVVEDFSFDKPKTKEFVSMMNALKLSGKKILLLTGKNETNVYKSGRNISKVSVMEASKASTYDILNNQILVLQQTAVDAISKTFSEKEEKAVN, encoded by the coding sequence ATGAATTTAGATATTTATAACAAACCTTCAGGTAAGAAAGTAAAGCTTGATGATGAAATCTTTGGTATTCAGCCAAACGATCATGCGATTTATCTTTCTGTAAAAGCATTCCTTGCAAATCAGAGACAGGGAACTCACAAAGCAAAAGAGAGATCTGAAGTACGCGGTGGTGGTAAAAAACCTTGGAGACAAAAAGGAAGAGGAACTGCAAGAGCAGGTACGATTCGTTCACCTCTTTGGATTGGTGGCGGAACTATTTTCGGACCTCGCCCAAGAGATTACCGTCAGAAGCTTCCTCAAAAAGTAAAGCAACTTGCTCGTAAATCTGCATTGAGCTATAAAGCAAAAGATGAACAGTTAATCGTAGTTGAGGATTTTTCGTTTGATAAACCAAAGACAAAAGAATTTGTGTCAATGATGAATGCTTTGAAACTCAGCGGTAAAAAAATTCTTTTGTTGACGGGTAAAAATGAGACCAATGTTTATAAATCAGGAAGAAATATTAGTAAGGTTAGTGTGATGGAAGCGAGCAAAGCTTCAACTTATGACATACTTAATAACCAAATTCTGGTTTTACAGCAGACGGCTGTTGATGCTATTTCAAAGACATTCAGTGAAAAAGAAGAAAAGGCGGTGAACTAA
- the rpsG gene encoding 30S ribosomal protein S7, whose protein sequence is MRKRRAEKRYIKPDPKFNDITVSKFINVLMNEGKKSAARKIIYGAFDLIEGKTKKPGLEVFKQALSNVQPIIEVRSRRVGGATYQVPSEVRPERRTALAMRWIKTYASQRGDKTMAQKLAQELIAASNNEGSAVKKKDDTHKMAEANKAFAHFKW, encoded by the coding sequence ATGAGAAAAAGAAGAGCAGAAAAAAGGTATATAAAACCAGATCCAAAGTTTAACGATATTACAGTTTCTAAGTTTATCAATGTATTGATGAATGAAGGAAAGAAATCCGCAGCCAGAAAAATTATTTATGGTGCGTTTGATTTAATAGAAGGCAAAACTAAAAAACCAGGGCTGGAAGTTTTTAAACAGGCACTTTCAAATGTTCAGCCTATTATCGAAGTAAGAAGCAGAAGAGTTGGTGGAGCAACTTACCAGGTTCCGAGTGAAGTTAGACCTGAAAGAAGAACAGCTCTTGCAATGAGATGGATTAAAACTTATGCAAGTCAGCGTGGTGATAAAACAATGGCACAGAAACTAGCTCAAGAATTAATCGCAGCATCTAACAATGAAGGATCGGCTGTAAAGAAAAAGGATGATACTCACAAAATGGCTGAAGCTAATAAAGCTTTTGCTCATTTTAAATGGTAA
- the tuf gene encoding elongation factor Tu has translation MAKEKFDRSKPHVNVGTIGHVDHGKTTLTAAITMALNKKGLSEVRTFDSIDNAPEERERGITIATAHVEYSTANRHYAHVDCPGHADYVKNMITGAAQMDGAILVVAATDGPMPQTREHILLARQVGVPKIVVFMNKVDMVDDPELLELVEVELRDLLTSYEFPGDDIPIIQGSALKALEAASSNETKIDDPRLDCIWKLMEAVDSYIPIPQRETTKPFLMPVEDVFSITGRGTVATGRVERGEVKIQEEVELIGLGIHKKTVVTGIEMFRKELDSAMAGDNAGILLRGVDKNEIERGMVLAKTGSITPHTVFDGSVYILSKNEGGRHTPFFNGYRPQFYFRTTDVTGVATLPEGTEMVMPGDNVKLKVELISEIAMEEGLRFAIREGGRTVGAGVVTKIYK, from the coding sequence ATGGCAAAAGAAAAATTTGACAGGAGTAAGCCGCACGTTAACGTTGGAACAATTGGTCACGTCGATCATGGTAAAACCACTTTAACTGCCGCCATCACTATGGCCCTCAATAAGAAGGGTTTATCAGAGGTAAGAACATTCGATAGTATCGATAATGCACCCGAAGAAAGGGAAAGAGGTATTACGATTGCTACCGCACACGTTGAATATTCAACTGCAAATCGACACTACGCTCACGTAGATTGTCCTGGTCACGCTGACTACGTTAAGAATATGATCACAGGTGCTGCTCAAATGGATGGTGCAATCCTGGTTGTTGCCGCTACAGATGGTCCAATGCCTCAGACCAGAGAACACATTCTCCTTGCAAGACAAGTTGGTGTTCCTAAAATTGTTGTTTTCATGAATAAAGTTGATATGGTTGATGACCCTGAACTACTTGAACTTGTAGAAGTTGAACTTAGAGACCTTCTTACTTCTTATGAATTCCCTGGTGATGATATACCAATTATTCAGGGCTCTGCATTGAAAGCTTTGGAAGCTGCATCAAGTAATGAAACTAAAATTGATGATCCTAGACTTGATTGCATTTGGAAACTTATGGAAGCTGTAGACTCCTATATTCCTATTCCACAGAGAGAAACTACAAAACCATTCTTAATGCCTGTTGAGGACGTATTCTCAATTACTGGACGTGGTACAGTTGCTACAGGTAGAGTTGAGAGAGGTGAAGTGAAAATTCAAGAGGAAGTTGAACTTATTGGATTAGGTATTCACAAGAAAACAGTTGTGACAGGAATTGAAATGTTTAGAAAAGAACTTGATTCTGCAATGGCTGGAGATAACGCTGGTATTCTTTTAAGAGGTGTTGATAAAAATGAAATTGAAAGAGGAATGGTTCTGGCTAAAACAGGATCGATTACTCCTCATACAGTATTTGATGGTTCAGTTTATATTCTGTCAAAGAATGAAGGTGGAAGACATACACCATTCTTTAATGGTTACAGACCTCAGTTCTATTTCAGAACTACTGACGTAACCGGTGTTGCTACTCTTCCTGAAGGAACCGAAATGGTTATGCCTGGTGATAACGTTAAGCTTAAAGTTGAATTGATTTCTGAAATCGCTATGGAAGAAGGATTAAGATTCGCTATTCGTGAAGGTGGAAGAACCGTTGGTGCTGGTGTAGTAACTAAAATTTATAAATAA
- the rplW gene encoding 50S ribosomal protein L23 gives MHQILISPLITEKMTNITADKGKYGFLVNPKANKIQIAKAIEEKFNVHVTDVKTINHQGKTKTQFRKSGRFTGKTAKYKKAIITLKEGEKIELFEAV, from the coding sequence ATGCACCAAATATTAATCAGTCCTCTCATTACTGAAAAGATGACGAATATAACTGCTGATAAAGGTAAGTATGGATTTCTCGTTAATCCAAAAGCAAATAAAATTCAGATTGCAAAAGCAATTGAAGAGAAGTTTAATGTTCATGTTACCGATGTAAAGACTATTAATCATCAGGGGAAAACCAAAACGCAGTTTAGAAAAAGTGGACGGTTCACCGGAAAAACGGCAAAATATAAGAAAGCAATTATCACCCTTAAAGAAGGGGAAAAAATTGAGCTATTTGAAGCAGTATAG
- the fusA gene encoding elongation factor G: MSQKVKIEKVRNIGIMAHIDAGKTTTTERILFYTGKLHRLGEVHDGAAVMDWMEQEKERGITITSAATTCYWNDHQINIIDTPGHVDFTVEVERSLRVLDGAVALFCAVGGVEPQSETVWRQADKYGVPRIAFINKVDRIGADFYNAVQMMKDRLKANAVPINLPIGQGDMFVGVIDLIHFNARMYHEETFGATYDEIAIPQDLMEVATKYRTQMLEAVSDVDDTLLEKYLEGKEITADEVLKVLRRATIELKIIPVLCGSAFKNKGVQKLLDYVVELLPSPVDFKEIEAHHIGINDLVTRKIDEKEKFVALAFKIMNDPFVGKLCFFRVYAGTLKAGSYIYNSVSQKKERIGRLLQMHANHREDIDEVKAGDIAAAVGLKHTRTGDTLCDEHDPIILEKMSFPEPVIQIAIEPKTKADQDKLSESLAKLSDEDPTFRVNVDQETGQTLISGMGELHLEILVDRMKREFKVEANIGKPQVAYRETITDTVQVEGKFIKQSGGRGKYGHVEIELGPNEPGKGFEFINAIVGGTVPKEYIPAVSAGIQEAMRNGVVAGFPVVDIKAKLYDGSYHDVDSDELSFKVAGSMAFKSGSQKAKPILLEPIMSVEVVTPEDYLGDVMGDLNSRRGKIEGFNARKDAQVIKALVPLSEMFGYATILRSMTQGRAIYTMQFDHYQQVPQSIAEEIAEKSLGKKSTAV; the protein is encoded by the coding sequence ATGTCTCAGAAAGTAAAAATAGAAAAAGTAAGAAATATTGGGATAATGGCGCATATCGATGCGGGTAAAACCACAACGACTGAGCGTATTTTGTTTTATACCGGAAAACTTCATCGATTAGGTGAAGTGCACGATGGTGCTGCAGTTATGGATTGGATGGAACAGGAAAAAGAACGCGGTATTACAATTACCAGCGCTGCAACTACTTGTTACTGGAACGATCATCAGATAAACATTATTGATACACCTGGACACGTTGATTTTACAGTGGAAGTTGAACGTTCACTGAGAGTATTAGACGGAGCGGTTGCACTATTCTGTGCAGTTGGTGGCGTTGAGCCGCAATCCGAAACAGTTTGGCGACAGGCAGATAAATATGGTGTGCCACGTATTGCCTTTATTAATAAAGTTGACAGAATCGGTGCTGATTTTTATAACGCCGTTCAAATGATGAAAGATAGATTAAAAGCGAACGCAGTTCCGATAAATTTACCAATTGGTCAGGGTGATATGTTCGTTGGTGTAATCGATCTTATCCATTTTAATGCTCGGATGTATCACGAAGAAACTTTTGGTGCAACATACGATGAGATAGCAATCCCTCAAGATTTGATGGAAGTTGCTACAAAGTACAGAACTCAAATGCTGGAAGCTGTCTCTGATGTTGATGATACGCTACTCGAAAAATATCTTGAAGGTAAAGAAATTACTGCGGATGAAGTACTCAAAGTATTAAGAAGAGCTACCATTGAACTAAAAATAATCCCGGTACTGTGCGGTTCTGCATTTAAAAATAAAGGTGTTCAAAAATTACTCGATTATGTAGTTGAACTTCTTCCATCACCGGTTGATTTTAAGGAAATAGAAGCTCATCACATCGGAATAAATGATTTAGTTACAAGAAAAATTGATGAGAAGGAAAAGTTTGTTGCTTTGGCATTTAAAATTATGAATGATCCTTTCGTTGGCAAATTATGCTTTTTCCGTGTATATGCTGGAACTCTGAAAGCAGGTTCATATATTTATAATTCAGTAAGCCAGAAGAAAGAACGTATTGGAAGACTTTTGCAGATGCATGCAAATCATCGTGAGGATATCGATGAAGTTAAAGCTGGTGACATAGCCGCTGCCGTTGGGTTAAAACATACACGGACTGGTGATACTTTATGTGATGAGCATGATCCAATAATTCTGGAAAAAATGTCGTTCCCGGAACCAGTTATTCAAATCGCAATCGAACCAAAGACGAAAGCTGATCAGGATAAATTATCTGAATCACTCGCAAAGCTTTCAGATGAAGATCCTACATTCCGTGTGAATGTTGATCAGGAAACAGGTCAGACATTGATAAGTGGAATGGGAGAACTTCACCTTGAAATTCTAGTTGACAGAATGAAGCGAGAATTTAAAGTTGAAGCAAATATTGGTAAGCCTCAGGTTGCTTATAGAGAAACTATTACTGATACTGTTCAGGTAGAAGGTAAGTTTATAAAGCAATCTGGCGGACGTGGTAAATATGGTCATGTTGAAATTGAACTTGGACCAAATGAACCAGGTAAAGGATTCGAATTTATTAATGCGATTGTCGGTGGCACAGTACCTAAAGAATATATACCTGCAGTATCTGCGGGAATACAGGAAGCAATGCGTAACGGTGTAGTTGCTGGTTTCCCAGTCGTAGACATTAAAGCCAAACTATACGATGGATCTTATCACGATGTTGATTCCGATGAATTATCTTTCAAAGTAGCTGGTTCAATGGCATTCAAGAGTGGCTCTCAAAAAGCCAAACCAATTTTACTCGAACCAATTATGTCGGTTGAAGTTGTAACTCCTGAAGATTACTTAGGTGATGTGATGGGAGATCTTAACTCACGAAGAGGAAAAATAGAAGGATTTAATGCAAGGAAGGATGCACAGGTTATTAAAGCACTTGTCCCTCTTTCTGAAATGTTTGGATATGCTACAATACTTCGCTCTATGACACAGGGAAGAGCAATTTACACAATGCAGTTTGATCATTATCAGCAGGTTCCTCAATCAATAGCAGAGGAGATCGCTGAAAAATCATTAGGTAAGAAGTCAACAGCAGTTTAA
- a CDS encoding 30S ribosomal protein S12, protein MPTINQLVRKGRVQILSKNKAPALSACPQKRGVCTRVYTTTPKKPNSALRKVARVRLTNHMEVTAYIPGEGHNLQEHSIVLIRGGRVKDLPGVRYHIIRGTLDTSGVEDRKKGRSKYGAKKPKS, encoded by the coding sequence TTGCCAACTATTAATCAACTTGTCAGAAAAGGACGAGTTCAGATATTATCAAAGAATAAAGCTCCGGCTTTGAGTGCTTGCCCTCAAAAGCGTGGAGTATGTACACGTGTGTATACAACGACTCCTAAGAAGCCAAACTCAGCCTTAAGAAAAGTAGCAAGAGTCAGGCTTACTAATCATATGGAAGTGACTGCTTATATCCCCGGTGAAGGACATAACCTTCAGGAACATTCGATTGTGTTGATACGGGGAGGGCGTGTAAAAGATTTGCCCGGAGTAAGATATCATATTATTCGTGGAACTCTTGATACAAGTGGTGTTGAAGACAGAAAAAAAGGAAGATCAAAATACGGTGCTAAAAAACCTAAATCTTAA